The following nucleotide sequence is from Dyella sp. BiH032.
GAAGGCCTGATGGTCGGCCTGGTCGAATCCGGCTGGAGCCTGCGCTACGGCATCTACCGCATGCCGCGCGAAGCGAATGGCTCGCAGCTCGTGCCGTCGCTGCAACGCGCGCGCGGACAGCAGATGGAGCTGACCCTCCAGCCGCAGAAGGACGGCTGGGCGCTGCGCGCCCTGGTCTTCCAGAACCAGGCCAGCATGGGCATCTACCGCAAGGTCATCGCCGAGGCGCTGGCGAACGGCACGGTGCCGGACATCCGCGCCGACGACCGTCCGGGCCGCCACAAGTACGGCTTCGGCCTCAACGGCGAGCTACCGTTGGCGGACGACGGCGATACCGGGCTGTTCATGCGCGCGGGCTGGAACGACGGGCGCAACGAGTCGTTCGCGTTCACCGAAGTGGATCGCACCGTCGGCGGCGGATTCCAGCTGTCCGGAGCCCACTGGGGGCGCACGCAGGACCATCTGAGCGTGGGCGTGGCGGTGAATGCGCTTTCGGCACCGCACCGGGAGTACCTCGCCCTGGGCGGCAGCGGATTCGTGCTGGGCGATGGCGCGCTGAACTACGGGCGCGAGCAGATCGTGGAGGCCTACTACAGCTTCATGCCCTTCGAACACCTGACGCTGAGCCCGGATCTGCAATGGGTGCGGCACCCCGGTTACAACCGCGACCGTGGGCCGGCGCGCTTCGTGGCCCTGCGAGCGCACGTGGAATTCTGACGCGCACCCACGCGCAAGAACTCGGCACACTGAATCAGCTGGCAGCCCAATGTCCGTGGCGGACGGGAGCGTTCCGCCATGGCGCCGCCAGTCGCCATGCCGCCCGGCCCGGCCTCTCCATGCAGGGAAGCCGGGCCACTCCCAACTAGCCGGTATGTGTTATTTGCCCCCGCCCAGCCGCCTGACAAGCTCCCGGACACCCCCTTCCGGGATGCCGTCATGCGCCAGTTCTATCGCCACTTCTATTTCTGGGTCCTGCTCGCGATCGTCGCGGGCGGACTGATCGGCCACTACTCGCCCGAGACCGGCGTGGCGCTCAAACCGCTGGGCGACGGTTTCATCGCGCTGGTGAAGATGCTGATCGGCCCGATCATCTTCCTCACCGTGGTGCTGGGCATCGCCGGCGTCTCCGACGTGAAGAAAGTCGGCCGCGTGGGCGCGAAGGCGATTCTCTACTTCGAAGTGGTCTCCAGCTTCGCGCTGGTGATCGGCTTGGTGGTGGTCAACACGCTCAAGCCGGGCGTCGGCTTCAATGCCACCCCGGCCTCCCTCGATGCCGCGGCGGTGGCCAAGTACGCCAATGCCGCGCACGAGCAGGGCACCGTGCAATTCCTGCTGCACCTGATCCCCAAGACCTTCAGCGATGCCTTCAGCGGCGACGGCGACCTGCTGCAGGTGCTGCTGCTCGCCCTGCTGTTCGGCTTTGCCATGATCCACGTCGGCGAGCGCGCCAAACCGGTGATGACGCTGCTGGAATCGCTGTCCAAGGTGTTCTTCCGCATCATGGGCATGATCATGCGCCTGGCGCCGCTCGGTGCGATGGGCGCGATGGCCTTCACCATCGGCAAGTACGGCGTGCACAGCCTGGGGCCGCTGCTGAAGCTGATGGGCAGTTTCTATCTGGCTTGCGTGCTGTTCGTGGTGGTGGTGCTCGGCGCGATCGCGCGCGCCACCGGCTTCAGCATCTTCAAATTCCTCCGCTACATCCGCGACGAACTGCTGCTGGTGCTGGGCACCTCGTCGTCCGAATCCGCGCTGGTTCCGCTGATGCAGAAACTGGAACGGCTGGGCTGTTCCAAGTCCGTGGTCGGCCTGGTGGTGCCCAGCGGCTATTCGTTCAACCTGGACGGCACCAACATCTACCTGACCATGGCCGCGATCTTCGTCGCGCAGGCGCTGGGCGTGGAACTGTCGCTCACCCAGGAACTGACCCTGCTCGCGGTGGCGATGCTGACGTCCAAAGGCGCGTCCGGCGTCACGGGCGCGGGTTTCATCACGTTGGCCGCCACACTCGCGGTCGTACCTTCGGTGCCAGTGGCCGGCCTTTCGCTGATCCTGGGCATCGACCGCTTCATGAGCGAAGCGCGCGCCATCACCAACATCATCGGCAACGGCGTGGCCACCGTGGTGGTCTCGCATTGGGAGAAGGAACTCGACCACGCCAGCCTGCAGGCCGCGCTGGACGGCCGCCCGCCCTCGCCCGCCGCGGACGAGGCCACCCTGCTCTCCGACGCCGGCTGAGCCGCCGGTTCCTTCCGAAGCCCACGAGGCCGCCATGACATCCTTTCGCGCGTTCGCCGTCTCCCTTCTTGCCTGCAGTGTGGGCGTGGGCCTCCCTGCCGGCGCCCGCGCCGCCGACATCAACAACTGGCCGATCAAGTACACCGCGCCGGGCGGCAGCGAGTGGATGCTCTACGGCAACTACCAGTACGACTGGATGGACGTCAGCGGCAGCAAGAAGCTGGAGGACGCCCACACCAACCGGCGCAAGGAGTTCGGCTTCATCGCGCGCAAGAAGGACCAGTGGGACGCCATGGTCTATTTCGACTTCCAGTCCAAGCAGTGGCTGGACGTCTATTGGCGCATGGAGACCAAATGGCTGTTCGGCCAGGACTACGGCAAGCTCCGCTTCGGTTACAGCAAGCTGCCCGTCGGCTTCGAAGGCGTCACCAGCGCGCGCAACGACAGCTTCATGGAACTGGCCCTGCCGCTGCAGGCGTTCTATGAAACGCGCCGCACGGGCATCGACTGGGCATTCGAGCGCCCGACGTACCTCATCAATGCCGGCTACTACTTCGGCGAAGACCTGCAAGGCGACAACGACGGCACCACCGTCGCCGCACGCGCCGCATGGACCCCGCTGAAGAAGGAAGGCGATGTGCTGCACCTCGGCGTCTCCGCGTCGGTGGAGCACCCGGACGCCACCACCGACGGCCGCGGCGTCGATCATTCGCCCGCGGCGCGCTGGCGCGCCAGGCCCGAGGCTGGCCTGACGACCGTGCGCCTGATCGACAGCGGCTCGCTCAGTCACGTCGACAGCAATCGCCGCCTGGGCCTGGAGGGGCTGTGGATCCATGGTCCGCTCTCGTTCCAGGGCGAGTACCTGCACGCCCACAGCGAGCGCGCGGACGGCCTGCCCGACTACACCGCCGACGGCTGGTATGCCTTCGGCAGCTATGTGCTGACCGGCGAATCGCGCCCATACACCGCCGGCAACGTCGGCAATATCAAGCCACGCGGCGCGTGGGGTGCCGTGGAGCTGCTCATGCGCTACAGCACGCTGGACCTGGACCACGGCAAGATCCTCGGCGGCCGCGAGCATGACCTCACCTTCGGCGCCAACTGGTATCTCACGCAGCACTTCAAGTTCCAGGCGAACTACGTGAAGGTCCACGCCACGCGTCAGGGCAAGCGCGAAGACCCGGACATCCTCGAGCTGCGCGCGCAGGTGTACTTCTGACCGGGAAAGAGGCGACAGACGCATGAGCACGACGATACAAGCACTCGCCGCGCGCGCCCCGGCCATGACGGCCGGCCAGCGCCTGCGCTCGATCTTCAGCGGCTCGATCGGCAACCTGGTCGAGTGGTACGACTGGTATGTGTATTCGGCGTTCTCGCTGTACTTCGCCCACGTGTTCTTTCCGGCGAGCGATCAGACCACGCAGCTGCTCAACACCTCCGGCATCTTCGCGGTGGGCTTCCTGATGCGCCCGCTGGGCGGCTGGCTGCTGGGCACCTTCGCCGACCGGCGCGGGCGCAAGGCCGCCCTGCTGCTGTCGGTGTTCATGATGAGCCTGGGTTCGCTGATCATCGGCCTGTCGCCCGGCTACGAGCACATCGGCGTGGCCGCGCCGATCCTGCTGGTACTGGCGCGCCTGCTTCAGGGCCTGTCGATCGGCGGCGAATACGGTACCTCCGCCACCTATCTCAGCGAGATGGCACCGCGCGAAAGCCGCGGCTTCTGGTCCAGCATCCAGTACGTGACCCTGGTGGCCGGTCAGCTCATCGCGCTCGCGCTGCTGGTGGTGCTGCAGCAATTCGTGCTCAGCGCCGAGCAGCTGCATGCCTGGGGCTGGCGCATTCCGTTCCTGATCGGCGCCCTGCTGGCGGTGATCGCGGTGATCATCCGCCGCAACATGGACGAGACGGCGTCGTTCAAGAAGGCCGCGCACCTGGAGAGCCCGCTACGCACCCTGCTGCGCCATCCGCGCGAGGTGCTGACCGTGATCGGCCTGACCATGGGCGGCACGCTGGCCTTCTATACGTACACCACGTACATGCAGAAATTCCTGGTGAACTCGGCCGGCATGAGCAAGGACGACGCCACCTCGATCTCCACCGCGGCGCTGTTCATCTACGCGCTGCTGCAACCGGCCTTCGGCGCGCTGTCGGACCGCATCGGCCGCCGGCCGCTGCTGATCGGCTTCGGCGTACTCGGCGCGTTAGGCACCTACCCCATCCTATCCACGCTCAAGGAAGCCCACGACTGGTGGCAGGCGTTCGGCCTGATCATGCTCGCGCTGGTCATCGTCAGCGGCTATACCTCGATCAACGCGGTGGTGAAGGCGGAGCTGTTCCCCACCGAGATCCGCGCGATCGGCGTCGGCCTGCCCTATGCGCTGGCGCTGTCGGTCTTCGGCGGCACCGCCGAGTACTTGGCGCTGTGGTTCAAGAAGATCGGCCACGAGGACTACTTCTACTGGTACGTCACCGCCTGCATCACCTGTTCCCTGCTGGTATACATAGGCATGCGCGATACCCGGCGGCATTCGCGCATCGTCGAGGACTGAACGCCGCGCGCGTCGCGCGGGGAATGGATGCCAGGCCGCCCGATCCGAACAGGCATTCCGTTCCCGAACAGGCATGGCCATCTCGTTCCGCCATGGCAAGACCGCCGCCGTCGCCGCCCTGCTCGCGGCCGGCATCGCGCTGTCTGCCCTGCTCGCCTACCGCATCGCCCTGCGCCACGCGCTGGGCAACCTGGCCGAGGACAGCGCACAGCAGCTGCAACTGCAATCGCTGGCTCTGCAGCGGCTGATCGATCGTTATCGCGTCCTACCGGGTACGCTGGCGCTCGACCCGGAGCTGCGCGCCGCCCTGGTCACACCGCCGGACGCCGCCACGCAGCACTACCTCAACGTCAAGCTGGAACACGCCAACGGGGTCACCCACGCTTCCACGCTCACCCTGCTGGACCGCGACGGACTCGCCTTGGCCGCCAACAACTGGCGCGAGCCGAGCAGCAACGTCGGCCACCGCTACGATTTCCGGCCGTACTTCCAGCAAGCGGTGGCCAAGGGGCTCGGTACGTTCTACGCCGTCGGCATCTCCACGCACGTGCCGGGCTACTTCATCGCCGAAGCGGTCAAGGGCGCCAAAGGCGAAGTGCTCGGCGTGATCTCGGTGAAAGTTCCGCTGGGCGAGCTCGAACGCGAGTGGCTGCACGGCGAAGACACGCTGCTGCTGAGCGACAAGATGGGCATCGTATTCCTCACCAACCGCAACGAATGGGAATTCCGCGAACTTGCCGCCCTGCGCCCCGACGAGGCGGCACGTCTCGAAGCCACCCGCCAGTACGAGGGACAGCAGCTGCGGCCGGCCCGATACCGCACCCTGGACGAACTGGACGACGGCAGCCTCCTGGTCCGCGCCACGGAGCCGGCCATGCGGGGCCCGCTGCTGTGGACCTCGCTGAGCCTGCCGCTGGAAGGCTGGACCCTGCACCTGCTGCGCAGTGCTTCCCGCAGCCTCGCCACAGCACGCGTCGCCGCCGCGGTCGCGGCGGCGGCCTGGGCGCCGCTGATCTTCTTCGGCCTGTTCCTGCAGCAACGCCGCCGGCTGATCCAGCATCGCCTGCAAAGCCGTGCCGAACTGGAGCGCCTGGTCGCCCACTACACCGGCGAGCTGCGCTCGGCGCAGGACAGCGTGGTGCAGGCCGCCGAAGCCGCCGCCAGCCGCAACGCCAGCCTGGAACATCTGCCCCAGGGCGTCAGCGTGGTCGACAAAGAGTTGCGCCTGGTCGCCTGGAATACGCGCTACCAGGAGATCTTCAAATTCCCGCCCGGCCTGCTGCGTGCCGGCATGCCGATCGAAGAGGTGCTGCGCTACAACGCGCGGCTCGGCCGGCTCGGCCCCGGCTCGGTGGAGGAAGCGATCCAGCGCCGCCTCGATCATATGCGCAGCGGTTCGGCGCACATGTTCGAGCGCGAACGGCCCGACGGCAGCGTGCTGGAAATCCGCGGCAACCCGCTGCCCGGCGGTGGCTTCGTCACCAGCTTCGCCGACATCACCGCGTACAAGGCCGCCGCGCGCGAGCTGCGCAACCTCGCCACCACGCTCGAACAGCGCATCGAAGAACGCACGCGCGACCTCGAAGCGGCCAAGGCCGAGGCCGAACGCGCCAACCGCAGCAAGACCCGCTTCGTCGCCGCGGCCGTGCACGACTTGCTGCAGCCGCTCAACGCGGCGCGAATGTACGTGGGCGTGCTGCGCGGCCACCTGCCCGGCGGCGACGACCGCGAACTGGCCGACCGGGTGGAAAGCGCGCTGGAAGCGCAGGACGAACTGCTCGCCAGCCTGCTCGACATCGCGCGGCTGGAAGCGGGCGCCCTGGCCGCCAAGCCCGTGGATCTGCCGCTGGAGCCGCTGCTCACGGGTCTGGCGCGGCAGTTCGGCATCCTTGCGCAATCGCGCGGCCTGGTGCTGCACTACGTACCCAGCCATGCAATGGTACATAGCGACCCGCTGCTGCTGCGGCGCATCCTGCAGAACTTCCTTTCCAACGCGATCCACTACACGCCACGCGGGCGCGTACTGCTCGGCTGCCGCCGCGGGCACGACAGCGTGCGCATCGAAGTGTGGGATACCGGCGTGGGCATTCCCGCGACCAAGCAGCAGGCGATCTTCGAGGAGTTCCGCCGCCTCGACACCGGCATCGACCGCGATGGCCGCAGTGCCGGCCTGGGCCTGTCGATCGTCGACCGCATCGCAAGGCTGCTCGGCCACCGCATCGGCCTGCGCTCCTGGCCGGAACGCGGCAGCGTGTTCTCTGTCACCGTGCCCTTGGGCGACCCCGTCGGTGTCGCGGAACCGGCCAAGCCGAACGGCACGGTGACAGACGAGGATTCCCCCCTGCGCGGCTGTAGCGTTTGGTGCGTCGACGACGCCCCGCAGGTCCGCGAAGCCACCGCCGCGCTGCTGCGGCACTGGGGTTGCGAGGTCACCCTCGCGGACGGCGCGGAGCAGGCCTTGGCGCTGGCCCACGCCAACGCCGCCCCCGACCTGCTGCTACTGGACTACCAGCTCGGCGACGAACACACCGGCCTGGACCTGCTGCCCCGCCTCGCCATGCAATGGGGCAAGCAACCACCGACCATCGTGCTCTCCGCACAGAAAGACCCGCAGACGCGAACACGCGTCCAGGAAGCCGGCCTCCGCTTCCTGGCCAAACCCGCCACCCCCGCCGCCCTGCGGGCGATGATGTCGCAGATGCTGCTGGCGAGCCTCGGCGAAGCGAGGGCGGCAAACGACGGAAGTTTCGCTCCGTAGCACCCCTCATCCCGCCTTCTCTCCCACGGGGACTACCTTCGGGTCGCCCGGAGGGGAGAAGGAGAAGTGCGGTACCGAGGCAAGCAAGAGCGAGCGAAGCGACGCTCCGTGTCGCTCTTGATCTCCCGGGTTCCCTTCGCGGCGGTGAGGGCTGGACGATCAGGCCGCCAAAGGCGGGCGGGGACAGGACGTCCCCGCCTTTTCGATCAGGGCATGGATGCCCTGTCGAAAAGCCCGGCCAGCCCTCAACGCACCCGGAGCAGCGTAGGCTGCGGAGGGCGCCGCGCAGGGGGCCTTTTCTTCTTGGTTACTTCTTCTTTGGGCAAGCAAAGAAGAAGTAACTCGCTCTCCGGCAGGAGAGCGAAACCCTCGCCCTCCGGGCGAGACCAGACTGGCGACCACGTCGCGACAACCGAGCGATACCGCCACTGGATGACTCGCTACGCCCGCCCCTTCGGGGCGGCCCTCCAGGCGTTCTCCGCGCGACGCACTCCGTCCGGCCCGCGACGGAATGACGAGTAGGTAGGGGCGAGGCTGACTCAGCGCCTCCCGTTGGGGTTCGCAGGCTCACCCCAACCTACGCCCACCCTGACCTCAAATCGCCGTCGACGGCGACTCATCCAAATCCAGCGACTTCGCCAACACCGCCGCCTGCGTCCGCGACCGGCAATCCAACTTCTTCAACACCGCCGTCACATGAATCTTCACCGTGTTCTCCGCCAATCCGAGCTGATCGGCGATCTGCTTGTTGAGCAACCCCTCCGCAAGCAACATCAACACACGCAGCTGCTGCGGCGTGAGCTGCGCCAGCCGTGCCGCCAGCGCGGCATCCTGCTCACTGCGCTCGGCCTTCTCGGCGGGGAACCAGCTGCCGCCTGCGAGCACCTCGCGCACGGCCTCGCCCAACGTGCCCACGGGCGCCGACTTGGACACGAAACCCGCGGCGCCGAACTGCTGCGCCCGGCGCACCGTGCGTGGATGATCGTTGGACGAGATCACGATGACCGGCACCTCCGGGCGCTCGCCGCGCAGCAGCACCAGCGAGGAAAAACCCATCGCGCCGGGCATCGCCAGGTCCAGCAGCACCAGATCGATGGCCGCTGCGCCGGCCAATGCGGTTTCCAGCGCGCTTTGGCTGGCCACCTCCAGCATGCGCGCGCCGGGCAGCGCCTCACGCAGCGCGTGCAGGATCGCAGCGCGGAACATCGGGTGATCGTCGGCGACAAGAATGGTTTGCACGGCTGCCCTCTTCTTCTGAGCGGACGGATCGGTCGCCGCCGGCGGCCGTTGCCCTTCGCGCCGGAGGCGCGACCGCTGGTGTTTTAACAGAGGCTCGCAGCGGCGGCTATCGCGATGCTTGACCCTTACGTAACGTAAGGCCTCAGTGTTCGGCCCCGCACCGAAGGAGAACCCCATGCTGTTGACTGTTGGCGAACTGGCGCGGCGTTGCGGGCTGACCGTCCGCACCTTGCATCACTACGACACCATCGGCCTGCTGAAGCCTTCAGTGCGCTCCGCTGCCGGCTATCGACTCTACGATCGGGCGAACATCGAACGCCTGCATCGCATCCGCGCCCTGCACCAGTTGGGCCTGTCGCTGGCCGCCATCGGAGACGCCCTGTCCGGGCCGCAGGCGCCGCTGCCGGAGGTGATCGATCGCCAGATCGCCAGCCTCGACCGCGAGCTGGCCAAGGCCGCGCTGCTGCGCGAGCGGCTGCTCCGGCTGCGCATACAGCTGGATACCGGACAGTCCCCCGACCTGGCCGACTGGCTGGACACGCTCGAGACCATGACCATGTACGAAAAGTACTTTTCCGCCGACGAACTGAAGACCCTGCCGCTGCACACCGACCCCGACGTACTGCCCGAATGGAGGGCGCTGGTCACCGCGGTGCAGGCGGCGATGGACCGCGGCGCGACCGCACAGGACCACGACGCACAGCTGCTGGCGCTGCGCTGGATGACCATGCTCGGGCGCGGCACCGGCAACAACCCCGCCTATCTGTTGCGCCTGCTGGACATCAACGAACAAGAGCCCTGCATGCGCGAGCGCAGCGGCATCACCCGCGAGCTGGAGCGCTTCGTGGAGCAGTCGCTGATCGCCGCGCGGCTGTCGATCTTCGCCCACTACCTGGATGCGCGGGAGATGGAGCGAATGCAGGCGCATTACGGCGCGCAGATGCATGCCTGGCCCGTGCTGATCGCGGAACTGCGCCATGCCATGAACGACCAGCTTCCGCCCGCGCACCCGCACGTGCAGGCCAAGGCGCGGCGCTGGATGGAGCTGTTCTTCGCTTATGCCGGCGACGACCCGGCCACGCATGCCCGCATTCGCGAGGCCTATGCGAAGGAGCCGGACCTGCGCAGCGGCAGCTCGGTGGACGAACCGCTGCTGGCCTATGTGCGCAGCGCGTGGGAAAGCGTGCAGGCGGCGACGCACTGAGTTCCTCAACGAAGAAGGGCGGCCCAAGGGCCGCCCTTCCTCAGCTTCGATACCGAAGCGGCTTACTTCTTGGCGAACAGGTGCTCGACGCCGGCGCGCTCTTCGCGCAGTTCCTTGTCGGTCGCTTCCATGCGGGCGCGCGAGAAGTCGTTGATCGCCAGGCCCTGCACGATCTCGTACTTGCCGTTCTTCACCGTCACCGGGTAGCCGTAGATCACGCCCGGAGCGATGCCGTACGAGCCGTCGGAAGGAATGCCCATCGAGACCCAGTCACCGTCCACGGTACCCAGCGCCCAGTCGCGCATGTGGTCGATCGCGGCCGACGCGGCCGACGCAGCGGACGACGCGCCGCGCGCCTTGATGATCGCCGCGCCGCGCTGCTGCACGGTCGGGATGAAGGTGCCTTCGTACCAGGCCTGGTCCACCTGCTCGAGCGCCGGCTTGCCCTTCACCGAAGCCTGGTGCAGGTCCGGATACTGGGTGGAGCTGTGGTTGCCCCAGATGGTGACCTTCTTGATGTCGGTGGTGTGCGCACCGGTCTTCTCGGCCAGCTGCGACAGAGCGCGGTTGTGGTCCAGGCGCACCATCGCGGTGAAGCACTTCGGATCGAGGTCCGGGGCGTTCTGCTGGGCGATCAGCGCATTGGTGTTGGCCGGGTTGCCCACCACCAGCACCTTCACGTCGCGCTTGGCGTGGTCGTTCAGCGCCTTGCCCTGCGGGCCGAAGATGGCGCCGTTGGCTTCGAGCAGGTCCTTGCGCTCCATGCCCGGGCCACGCGGACGCGCGCCGACCAGCAGGGCGTAGTCCACGTCCTTGAAGGCGACGTTGAGGTCGTCGGTGGCGACGACGCCGGCCAGGGTCGGGAACGCACAATCGTTCAGTTCCATCACCACGCCCTGCAGGGCGGGCAGCGCCGGGGTGATCTCCAGCAGATGCAGGATCACCGGCTGGTCCTTGCCGAGCATGTCGCCGGCGGCGATGCGGAACAGCAGGGCATAACCGATCTGGCCGGCAGCGCCGGTAACGGCAACGCGAACGGGGGCTTTCATCACTTGCACTCCTTCAGGGGACAGGTGGGCCGTGCCCACCGAGTTAATCGGGGTGGGCTCGCGGACCCACCGATGCGATGGATCAGGTCAGCTCGGCGAAGAAGGCCTGGATACGCTCCAGTCCCGGCTTCAGCTGCGCCGTGGGACAGGTGTACGAAATGCGCATCGCGCGCGGCTCGCCGAAGGCGGAGCCCGGCACGCAGGCCACACCGGTCGCTTCCAGCAGCGCGGCGCAGAACTCCACGTCGTTGGCGATCTTCGTGCCCTGGTGGCTCTTGCCGAAGGCTACGGAAATGTCGGGGAACGCGTAGAACGCGCCCTGTGGACGCGGGCACACCACGCCGGGGATCGCGCGCAGCGCATCTACGACCACGTCGCGCTTGCCGGCGAATTCCTCGCACTTGGCGCGCGGAATGTCCTGCGGGCCGGCGAACGCCGCGACGGCTGCCGCAGTGATCACTTCCGGCACGCTGGTGATGTGGTTGGAGTTGAGCGTGGTCACCGCCTTGGCCACCGATTCGGGACCGGCGATCAGGCCCACGCGCCAGCCCGGCATGCCGTAGGTCTTGGAGACCGAGTCGACGAACACCAGCCGCTCGCGCAGTTCGGGGCGCGCGAACACGAAGTTGTGGTAGCCCAGCCCGTCGAACACCATCGAGTTGTAGATGTCGTCGGTGATGATCCACGTGTCCGGATACTTCGCCAGCACGTCCGCCAGCGCGGCGATTTCCTCGCGCGTGTAGACCATGCCGGTGGGGTTGGACGGGTTGTTGAACAGGAACACCTTCGGCTTGCGCTTGAGCGCTTCTTCCAACTGCGCGGGCACCAGCTTGTAGTTCTGTTCCGGGCCGCAGTGCAGCACGTTGGCCTTGGCGCCGACGATGTCCGCGATGTCGTGGTAGGTGGTCCAGTACGGCGCGGCGAAGCAGATTTCGTCGCCCTCGTCGAGCATGGCCTCGGCCAGGTTGTACAGCACCTGCTTGGCACCGATGCCGATGGAGAGATTCAGGCGGCCGTAGCCGGTGAAGCCCAGCGCCTCGATGTGCTTGAGGAAGGCGTCCAGCAGCGCGTCGGCGCCGCGGTTGCTGCCGTACTGGCCGGAGTCGTGCTTGAGCGCCTCGCGCGCCGCTTCGTACACATGCTCGCCGGGAAGAAAGTTCGGCACGCCGATGGAGAAGCTGATGATGTCGCGGCCGGCGGCTTTCAGCTGCCTGGCCTTCTCGGCGATGACCATGATCGCGCTGGGCTTGGCACGGCCGACACGCTGGGCGAGCTGGGGCATGACTTCCTCGGGTTAGAGCCGGTGGAGGGGGGAGGAGGCAGCAAACCCGGCGATTTTAGCATGCGGCGCCGCGTCATCCCGTACCGGCGCGCCCAGCGGACCCGGGTGCATTCCACGACGGGCCCATGCATGATGCGCGGGCCACGCCCTCCACCGCACGGAGCCGGGGCAGCGGGCCACGGGACGGCGCCCGCCAGACGTACTCAGGGGACCTTTCCAACCATCTCGGAGGACACGGGTATGCATTGGCTTTGGGTTTTCATCGTCGGTCTGGTCGTCGGCCTGCTCGCCAAGGCCATCATGCCGGGCAAGGACCCGGGCGGTTTCATCATCACGGGGTTGCTGGGCATCGCCGGTTCGGTCATTTCGACCTATATCGGCGAGCAGCTCGGCTGGTGGCCCGCGACGGGCTTCGTGCATTTCCTGGGCTCGATTGCCGGCGCGATCGTGCTGTTGCTGCTCTACCACTTCCTGTTCAAGCGCAAAGCCGCGGCCTGAG
It contains:
- a CDS encoding carbohydrate porin, with protein sequence MKVARLFAAAALLAALPLHADEAPLFVPQWLGAQYTFVDQHQDRVRSPYAGPLSLSARTDTQRSHTFGAYLGVALPAHFQFYVDVEMFKGEGVSGATGMGGLTNGDVIRSGSASLGKTPYVARRFLRWTLPLGDETDDVERAMDQLPGKEASRRLEVKIGKMAINDDFDKNRYANGTRTQFMNWALFNDVAWDFAADTRGYTEGLMVGLVESGWSLRYGIYRMPREANGSQLVPSLQRARGQQMELTLQPQKDGWALRALVFQNQASMGIYRKVIAEALANGTVPDIRADDRPGRHKYGFGLNGELPLADDGDTGLFMRAGWNDGRNESFAFTEVDRTVGGGFQLSGAHWGRTQDHLSVGVAVNALSAPHREYLALGGSGFVLGDGALNYGREQIVEAYYSFMPFEHLTLSPDLQWVRHPGYNRDRGPARFVALRAHVEF
- a CDS encoding dicarboxylate/amino acid:cation symporter — encoded protein: MRQFYRHFYFWVLLAIVAGGLIGHYSPETGVALKPLGDGFIALVKMLIGPIIFLTVVLGIAGVSDVKKVGRVGAKAILYFEVVSSFALVIGLVVVNTLKPGVGFNATPASLDAAAVAKYANAAHEQGTVQFLLHLIPKTFSDAFSGDGDLLQVLLLALLFGFAMIHVGERAKPVMTLLESLSKVFFRIMGMIMRLAPLGAMGAMAFTIGKYGVHSLGPLLKLMGSFYLACVLFVVVVLGAIARATGFSIFKFLRYIRDELLLVLGTSSSESALVPLMQKLERLGCSKSVVGLVVPSGYSFNLDGTNIYLTMAAIFVAQALGVELSLTQELTLLAVAMLTSKGASGVTGAGFITLAATLAVVPSVPVAGLSLILGIDRFMSEARAITNIIGNGVATVVVSHWEKELDHASLQAALDGRPPSPAADEATLLSDAG
- a CDS encoding porin gives rise to the protein MTSFRAFAVSLLACSVGVGLPAGARAADINNWPIKYTAPGGSEWMLYGNYQYDWMDVSGSKKLEDAHTNRRKEFGFIARKKDQWDAMVYFDFQSKQWLDVYWRMETKWLFGQDYGKLRFGYSKLPVGFEGVTSARNDSFMELALPLQAFYETRRTGIDWAFERPTYLINAGYYFGEDLQGDNDGTTVAARAAWTPLKKEGDVLHLGVSASVEHPDATTDGRGVDHSPAARWRARPEAGLTTVRLIDSGSLSHVDSNRRLGLEGLWIHGPLSFQGEYLHAHSERADGLPDYTADGWYAFGSYVLTGESRPYTAGNVGNIKPRGAWGAVELLMRYSTLDLDHGKILGGREHDLTFGANWYLTQHFKFQANYVKVHATRQGKREDPDILELRAQVYF
- a CDS encoding MFS transporter, whose translation is MSTTIQALAARAPAMTAGQRLRSIFSGSIGNLVEWYDWYVYSAFSLYFAHVFFPASDQTTQLLNTSGIFAVGFLMRPLGGWLLGTFADRRGRKAALLLSVFMMSLGSLIIGLSPGYEHIGVAAPILLVLARLLQGLSIGGEYGTSATYLSEMAPRESRGFWSSIQYVTLVAGQLIALALLVVLQQFVLSAEQLHAWGWRIPFLIGALLAVIAVIIRRNMDETASFKKAAHLESPLRTLLRHPREVLTVIGLTMGGTLAFYTYTTYMQKFLVNSAGMSKDDATSISTAALFIYALLQPAFGALSDRIGRRPLLIGFGVLGALGTYPILSTLKEAHDWWQAFGLIMLALVIVSGYTSINAVVKAELFPTEIRAIGVGLPYALALSVFGGTAEYLALWFKKIGHEDYFYWYVTACITCSLLVYIGMRDTRRHSRIVED
- a CDS encoding NahK/ErcS family hybrid sensor histidine kinase/response regulator, which encodes MAISFRHGKTAAVAALLAAGIALSALLAYRIALRHALGNLAEDSAQQLQLQSLALQRLIDRYRVLPGTLALDPELRAALVTPPDAATQHYLNVKLEHANGVTHASTLTLLDRDGLALAANNWREPSSNVGHRYDFRPYFQQAVAKGLGTFYAVGISTHVPGYFIAEAVKGAKGEVLGVISVKVPLGELEREWLHGEDTLLLSDKMGIVFLTNRNEWEFRELAALRPDEAARLEATRQYEGQQLRPARYRTLDELDDGSLLVRATEPAMRGPLLWTSLSLPLEGWTLHLLRSASRSLATARVAAAVAAAAWAPLIFFGLFLQQRRRLIQHRLQSRAELERLVAHYTGELRSAQDSVVQAAEAAASRNASLEHLPQGVSVVDKELRLVAWNTRYQEIFKFPPGLLRAGMPIEEVLRYNARLGRLGPGSVEEAIQRRLDHMRSGSAHMFERERPDGSVLEIRGNPLPGGGFVTSFADITAYKAAARELRNLATTLEQRIEERTRDLEAAKAEAERANRSKTRFVAAAVHDLLQPLNAARMYVGVLRGHLPGGDDRELADRVESALEAQDELLASLLDIARLEAGALAAKPVDLPLEPLLTGLARQFGILAQSRGLVLHYVPSHAMVHSDPLLLRRILQNFLSNAIHYTPRGRVLLGCRRGHDSVRIEVWDTGVGIPATKQQAIFEEFRRLDTGIDRDGRSAGLGLSIVDRIARLLGHRIGLRSWPERGSVFSVTVPLGDPVGVAEPAKPNGTVTDEDSPLRGCSVWCVDDAPQVREATAALLRHWGCEVTLADGAEQALALAHANAAPDLLLLDYQLGDEHTGLDLLPRLAMQWGKQPPTIVLSAQKDPQTRTRVQEAGLRFLAKPATPAALRAMMSQMLLASLGEARAANDGSFAP
- a CDS encoding response regulator transcription factor; translated protein: MFRAAILHALREALPGARMLEVASQSALETALAGAAAIDLVLLDLAMPGAMGFSSLVLLRGERPEVPVIVISSNDHPRTVRRAQQFGAAGFVSKSAPVGTLGEAVREVLAGGSWFPAEKAERSEQDAALAARLAQLTPQQLRVLMLLAEGLLNKQIADQLGLAENTVKIHVTAVLKKLDCRSRTQAAVLAKSLDLDESPSTAI